A stretch of Roseovarius sp. M141 DNA encodes these proteins:
- a CDS encoding flagellar motor protein MotB, whose amino-acid sequence MSALGNAAPVIIKRKKVIAAGGHHGGAWKVAYADFVTAMMAFFLLMWLLNATTEKQRKGLADYFSPTVPISRISGGGEGNFGGESVYAEDILSNDGTGASRRHATELRQARGETGIDSQADQDLQKLRQAIDSALRGTNGESTISPKLQRHIITRVTDEGLLIELFDVADAGLFEQGQDQPTEVLVQLAAMLGDMSNLVTNSVAVEGHIRAAPIILKNNPVWDLSTARAQRMRIMLSGSGLDPGRISRVTGHADRDPAVDDPMAVRNNRLEVIYLRKGI is encoded by the coding sequence ATGAGCGCGCTAGGCAACGCGGCGCCGGTCATCATCAAGAGAAAGAAGGTAATCGCTGCCGGCGGTCATCATGGGGGTGCCTGGAAGGTCGCCTATGCGGATTTTGTCACTGCGATGATGGCCTTCTTCCTGTTGATGTGGCTGTTGAACGCGACAACGGAAAAACAACGCAAGGGTCTGGCTGATTATTTCAGCCCGACAGTGCCGATCAGCCGTATCTCGGGCGGTGGCGAAGGGAATTTTGGCGGCGAAAGCGTCTATGCCGAAGACATATTGTCCAATGACGGCACTGGCGCGTCCCGCCGCCATGCAACAGAATTGCGGCAGGCACGTGGCGAAACCGGCATCGATTCGCAGGCAGATCAGGATCTGCAGAAGCTCAGGCAGGCGATCGACAGCGCGCTGCGCGGCACCAACGGCGAAAGCACGATTTCGCCCAAGCTGCAGCGGCATATAATCACGCGCGTCACGGACGAGGGCCTGCTGATCGAATTGTTCGACGTTGCAGATGCCGGACTGTTCGAGCAGGGCCAGGATCAGCCTACGGAGGTGCTGGTTCAGTTGGCGGCCATGCTGGGCGATATGTCGAATCTGGTGACGAATAGTGTCGCTGTCGAAGGGCATATCCGCGCCGCGCCGATCATTCTCAAGAACAACCCGGTCTGGGATCTATCGACGGCCCGCGCCCAGCGGATGCGTATCATGCTGTCCGGCAGCGGGCTGGATCCGGGCCGCATAAGCCGCGTAACTGGTCATGCCGACCGCGATCCCGCGGTGGATGACCCGATGGCCGTGCGGAATAATCGCTTGGAAGTCATCTATTTGCGCAAGGGTATTTGA
- a CDS encoding serine hydrolase: protein MKRMIGMALVAALGCSGAALAQELDAPGSAQATDPADLGWMQGFPAPVDKVIRLSDPDYFAFPKLRWSVCNFRQLMPTVAVDNGIDGVRVLPEAIKPALGGVTFTPLGGGDVMTWDAAFDANYTDGVIVLHHGRVVYERYDGCLSKNTLHGAMAVTQSLTGLLAEMLVAEGTLDDTARVVDLIPELESSGFGDATVRQVMDMTTALDYSEEYSDPDADVWTYAEAGSPLPKPEGYEGPRSYFEFLQTVQKNGEHGEAFGDRMINADTLGWLIARASGTSVSDLLSDRIWSRLGTQREAFYTLDSIGTPFAGGGFSATLRDMARLGQMMLEGGRAGGEQIVPEGVVTAIAQGGDKDVFARAGYDLLPGWSYRSMWWVSGDDHGAYAARGAHGQTLWIDPVADMVIARFGSHPVAANTASDPASLPAYRAVAQYLMANDDLPLVGRDWRIEDVEGMGVIDYSQATLRFTADGSLSGSATCNRLIGSYEAEDDAITIAPVGVTMMACPEALMLQEQRILDLLPKIERFIIDETGALILIAADGRTIAARR from the coding sequence ATGAAGCGCATGATCGGCATGGCATTGGTCGCAGCCTTGGGGTGCAGCGGCGCAGCTTTGGCACAAGAGCTGGATGCACCGGGATCGGCGCAGGCGACGGACCCGGCAGATCTGGGCTGGATGCAGGGTTTTCCTGCACCCGTGGACAAGGTGATACGCCTGTCCGACCCCGATTATTTCGCCTTTCCCAAACTGCGCTGGAGCGTTTGCAATTTTCGTCAGTTGATGCCGACCGTCGCCGTGGACAATGGCATCGACGGCGTGCGCGTCTTGCCCGAAGCTATCAAACCCGCGCTTGGGGGGGTGACGTTCACGCCGCTGGGGGGCGGCGATGTCATGACATGGGACGCTGCGTTCGACGCGAACTATACTGACGGCGTGATCGTGCTGCACCATGGCCGCGTCGTCTATGAGCGCTACGACGGCTGTCTGAGCAAGAACACGCTGCATGGCGCGATGGCTGTGACCCAATCGCTGACCGGCCTTCTGGCCGAGATGCTGGTGGCCGAGGGCACGCTGGACGATACCGCGCGCGTCGTCGATCTGATTCCCGAACTGGAAAGTAGCGGCTTTGGCGATGCCACGGTACGGCAGGTGATGGATATGACCACCGCGCTGGACTATTCCGAGGAGTATTCCGATCCGGACGCCGACGTCTGGACCTATGCCGAGGCCGGCAGCCCCCTGCCCAAGCCCGAAGGATACGAGGGCCCGCGCAGCTATTTCGAGTTTCTTCAGACGGTGCAGAAAAACGGCGAGCATGGCGAGGCGTTCGGCGATCGCATGATCAACGCCGATACGCTGGGCTGGTTGATTGCGCGCGCCTCCGGCACGTCCGTGTCCGATCTTTTGTCAGACCGGATCTGGTCCCGCCTCGGCACGCAACGCGAGGCTTTTTATACGCTCGATTCCATCGGCACGCCTTTCGCGGGCGGCGGTTTCAGCGCGACGTTGCGCGATATGGCGCGGCTGGGCCAGATGATGCTGGAGGGTGGCCGGGCAGGCGGCGAACAGATCGTGCCCGAAGGCGTGGTGACGGCAATTGCGCAGGGCGGCGACAAGGATGTCTTTGCCAGGGCGGGGTATGATCTGCTGCCGGGGTGGAGCTATCGGTCGATGTGGTGGGTATCGGGCGATGATCACGGCGCCTATGCGGCGCGCGGCGCGCACGGCCAGACCCTTTGGATCGACCCTGTGGCCGACATGGTGATCGCGCGCTTCGGCTCGCACCCGGTGGCGGCGAATACGGCCAGCGATCCCGCGTCGCTGCCAGCCTACCGCGCGGTGGCGCAGTATCTGATGGCGAATGATGATCTGCCACTGGTAGGCCGCGATTGGCGGATCGAGGATGTCGAAGGTATGGGTGTGATCGATTACAGCCAAGCCACGCTGCGTTTCACGGCAGATGGGTCGCTATCGGGCAGTGCGACCTGCAACCGCCTGATCGGCAGTTATGAGGCCGAGGATGATGCCATCACCATCGCCCCTGTCGGCGTCACAATGATGGCCTGCCCCGAGGCGCTGATGTTGCAGGAGCAGCGTATTCTCGATCTGCTGCCCAAGATCGAACGCTTTATCATCGATGAGACAGGCGCGCTGATCCTGATCGCCGCGGACGGACGTACGATCGCCGCGCGCCGCTGA
- a CDS encoding OmpA family protein has protein sequence MRLSVIFAIAGTFLMAAMLCLVAAGFAATGIEDNARSSVRSELDKEGMTWAEVDADGLQVFLAGTAPTEAKRFTALSVAGRVVDATRVIDQMLVEDTADIAPPRFSIEILRNDSGISLIGLVPAAMDRDALLEQMTRAAGDGDVIDLLESADYPVADTWDVAIDYAMRALNQLPRAKISVEAGRVAITTMADSPEEKRELEETLNRRVPTGLRISLDVSAPRPVITPFTLRFLIEDGAARFDACSVDTPEAQRMILAAARAAGLEGAAECTIGLGVPTPAWGRAAALAIGAVAELGGGSVTFADADISLIAAQGTPEGRFDDIVGGLESDLPDVFALHSVLPPPDVEGAPTIPEFVASLSPDGVVELRGRVGSQRLRETVDSFAKARFRSGSVHTKARVVDGLPLDWPVRVLTGLEALGFLANGAVVIRPDTLTITGLTGRKDASAQIAGLLAAKLGEGAQFDIDVTYKVALDPIAGLPTPEECIAQIATIQETRKINFEPGSPNFDENGASIMNDIADVLSKCGEIQIEIGGHTDSQGRETMNEELSQKRANAVLDALRARRVLTSNYNAKGYGESQPIAGNDTEEGREANRRIEFKQATAPEPAPDSDGSGLESLEQEGQEGTAEDEGTEGVPVEQD, from the coding sequence ATGCGCCTTTCTGTCATCTTTGCCATTGCCGGAACGTTCCTCATGGCAGCGATGCTGTGCCTTGTCGCCGCCGGGTTTGCGGCGACCGGGATCGAGGATAACGCGCGCAGTTCGGTCCGCAGCGAGCTGGACAAGGAAGGCATGACCTGGGCCGAGGTCGACGCCGATGGGTTGCAGGTGTTTCTGGCCGGAACCGCCCCGACCGAAGCCAAGAGGTTTACCGCGCTGTCCGTCGCAGGGCGCGTCGTGGATGCTACCCGCGTGATCGATCAGATGCTGGTTGAGGATACCGCCGACATCGCGCCGCCCCGCTTTTCGATCGAGATTTTGCGCAATGACAGCGGCATATCCCTGATCGGGCTGGTCCCGGCTGCGATGGATCGCGATGCCCTGCTGGAGCAGATGACGCGTGCTGCGGGCGACGGCGACGTGATCGATCTGCTGGAATCGGCAGACTATCCGGTAGCGGATACGTGGGATGTGGCCATCGACTATGCCATGCGCGCGCTGAACCAGCTGCCGCGCGCCAAGATTTCAGTCGAGGCGGGGCGCGTGGCGATCACCACGATGGCCGACAGCCCCGAGGAAAAGCGCGAGCTGGAGGAAACGCTGAATCGGCGGGTGCCGACCGGTCTGCGGATTTCGCTGGATGTGTCGGCGCCGCGTCCTGTCATCACGCCGTTCACGCTCAGGTTCCTGATCGAGGATGGCGCCGCGCGGTTTGACGCCTGTTCCGTGGATACGCCCGAGGCGCAGCGCATGATCCTTGCCGCCGCGCGCGCGGCCGGGCTGGAGGGCGCGGCCGAGTGCACAATCGGCCTGGGCGTGCCGACGCCCGCATGGGGCCGGGCCGCCGCGCTGGCCATCGGCGCAGTGGCCGAGCTGGGCGGCGGCAGCGTGACATTTGCCGATGCCGACATTTCCCTGATCGCGGCCCAAGGCACGCCCGAGGGCCGGTTTGACGACATCGTCGGCGGGCTGGAAAGCGACCTGCCCGATGTCTTTGCCCTGCATTCCGTATTGCCGCCGCCTGATGTCGAAGGCGCGCCGACGATTCCCGAATTCGTCGCCAGCCTGTCGCCCGATGGGGTGGTGGAGTTGCGCGGCAGAGTCGGTAGCCAGCGTCTGCGCGAGACGGTCGACAGCTTTGCCAAGGCGCGGTTCCGGTCTGGCAGCGTTCATACCAAGGCGCGGGTGGTCGACGGGCTGCCGCTGGACTGGCCGGTGCGGGTTCTGACCGGGCTGGAGGCGCTGGGCTTCCTTGCCAATGGTGCCGTCGTTATCAGACCGGACACCCTGACAATCACCGGCCTGACCGGCCGCAAGGATGCGAGCGCGCAGATTGCCGGTCTTTTGGCCGCCAAATTGGGCGAGGGGGCGCAATTCGATATCGACGTCACCTACAAGGTGGCGCTGGACCCGATCGCAGGTTTGCCCACCCCCGAGGAATGCATCGCCCAGATCGCCACCATTCAGGAAACCCGCAAGATCAATTTCGAGCCGGGTTCGCCCAATTTCGACGAGAACGGCGCGTCGATCATGAATGACATCGCCGATGTTCTGAGCAAATGCGGTGAGATCCAGATCGAAATTGGCGGACATACCGATAGCCAGGGCCGCGAGACGATGAACGAGGAACTGAGCCAGAAACGCGCCAATGCCGTTCTGGACGCGCTGCGCGCCCGGCGCGTGCTGACGTCAAACTATAACGCCAAGGGCTATGGCGAAAGCCAACCCATCGCCGGAAACGACACCGAAGAGGGCCGCGAGGCCAACCGCCGGATCGAATTCAAGCAGGCCACCGCACCCGAACCTGCACCGGATTCGGACGGATCGGGGCTTGAAAGCCTCGAGCAAGAGGGGCAGGAAGGCACGGCAGAGGACGAGGGGACAGAGGGCGTGCCAGTTGAACAGGACTGA
- a CDS encoding flavin reductase family protein, protein MSEEKKRALRDVFGRFATGVTVVTTREAGGAPRGFTANSFSSVSLDPPLVLVCIAHTAHSAPAFRAAPHFGINILCEDQKGISNLFASHAADKFEQTGWTEGAHGVPLLPDSLATLVCAQHRLVDAGDHVILIGEVLETQTRDAPPLGYHRGSYFSIGLEDKLTGMAAQCGAACIGAIIERGGDVLLRRGENGGVCIPAAPPAATSLAGLTANLAAHGLNAQLDHLYAVYEDPTVGRHVIVYHGTVSGDAPDGMFYCALDDIPLDDVASPAERATLAQYAQEYRHGQFGVYQGDAERGTIYPVPQRNAPKG, encoded by the coding sequence ATGTCAGAAGAAAAAAAGCGCGCCCTGCGAGACGTCTTTGGCCGCTTCGCCACAGGCGTCACCGTGGTGACAACACGCGAGGCGGGCGGCGCGCCGCGCGGCTTTACCGCCAATTCGTTCAGCTCAGTGTCGCTGGACCCACCGCTGGTGCTGGTGTGCATTGCGCATACCGCTCACAGCGCGCCTGCCTTCCGTGCGGCGCCGCATTTTGGCATCAACATCCTGTGCGAGGATCAAAAGGGTATATCAAACCTCTTTGCCTCGCACGCGGCTGACAAGTTTGAGCAAACGGGTTGGACCGAGGGCGCGCACGGCGTGCCGCTGCTGCCCGATTCGCTGGCAACGCTGGTCTGTGCGCAGCACCGGCTGGTGGATGCCGGCGATCACGTGATCCTGATCGGCGAGGTGCTGGAGACACAGACCCGGGACGCGCCGCCGCTGGGGTATCACCGGGGCAGTTATTTCTCGATCGGGCTGGAGGACAAGCTGACAGGCATGGCCGCGCAGTGCGGCGCCGCCTGCATCGGCGCGATCATCGAAAGGGGCGGCGACGTGTTGCTGCGGCGGGGCGAGAATGGCGGCGTCTGCATTCCGGCGGCCCCGCCCGCCGCCACGTCGCTGGCGGGTCTGACGGCTAACCTGGCCGCGCACGGGCTGAACGCGCAGCTCGACCATCTATATGCGGTGTATGAAGATCCGACAGTGGGCCGCCATGTCATCGTTTACCACGGCACTGTATCGGGCGATGCGCCTGATGGAATGTTCTACTGCGCCCTTGATGACATTCCACTGGACGATGTGGCCAGCCCGGCAGAGCGCGCGACACTGGCGCAATATGCGCAGGAATATCGCCACGGGCAGTTCGGTGTCTATCAGGGCGACGCCGAGCGCGGCACAATCTACCCGGTACCGCAGCGCAACGCACCCAAGGGGTGA
- a CDS encoding flagellar hook protein FlgE yields MTISSSLNAGVAALSANATRLAAISDNIANSATYGYKRVETDFQSMVISGNGGSYSAGGVRSMTQRLIDQGGSLITTSNPTDLAVRGRGMLPVTRASQIEAGNGGSQMLLTTTGSFRTDADGFLKTDSGLVLMGWPANSDGTIPNFPRDTADGLEPVQINTNQLIGEPTTAINLGLNLPATDTNAGSDGTPQQLKVEYFDNLGKSENVQVDFTPTVPGAGNSNEWTMTLTDSAQAGAIIGEYTLSFDDGRTSGGTLLNVATGAVGGTYDAATGSVIVNVAGGPMEVSIGALGAADGLTQLGSTFAPLPVSKNGSPVGNMMSAEVDENGFVHASFDTGVTRIIYQVPLVDLPNPNGMVSLDQQTYTPSPDSGAFFLWDAGDGPTGDVVAFARQESATDVAGELTDMIQTQRAYSSNAKVIQTVDEMLQETTNIKR; encoded by the coding sequence ATGACAATCTCTTCTTCGCTAAATGCCGGTGTGGCGGCGCTCAGCGCCAATGCGACGCGCCTTGCAGCCATTTCCGACAATATCGCGAACTCGGCGACCTATGGCTATAAACGGGTTGAAACCGATTTTCAGTCCATGGTGATCAGTGGCAACGGCGGAAGTTATTCGGCCGGCGGTGTGCGGTCCATGACCCAGCGGCTGATTGATCAGGGCGGATCGTTGATCACGACGTCGAACCCCACCGATCTGGCCGTGCGTGGCCGCGGTATGCTGCCCGTCACGCGCGCCAGCCAGATAGAGGCCGGGAACGGGGGCAGCCAGATGCTGCTGACGACCACCGGATCGTTCCGCACGGATGCCGATGGTTTTCTCAAGACGGATAGTGGCCTTGTTCTGATGGGGTGGCCTGCAAATTCCGATGGGACGATCCCCAATTTCCCCCGCGATACAGCCGATGGGCTGGAGCCGGTTCAGATCAATACGAATCAACTGATTGGCGAGCCGACGACAGCCATAAATCTGGGCCTGAATCTGCCTGCAACGGATACCAACGCGGGTTCGGACGGCACGCCGCAGCAGCTGAAGGTCGAATATTTTGACAATCTGGGCAAATCCGAAAATGTGCAGGTGGACTTCACCCCGACCGTTCCGGGGGCCGGCAATTCCAACGAATGGACGATGACGCTGACGGATTCGGCGCAGGCCGGCGCAATTATCGGTGAGTATACGCTCTCCTTCGATGATGGCCGGACGTCTGGTGGCACCTTACTGAATGTAGCCACCGGTGCCGTTGGCGGAACATATGATGCTGCCACCGGGTCGGTCATCGTCAATGTCGCGGGTGGCCCGATGGAGGTGAGCATCGGCGCGTTGGGCGCAGCGGACGGGCTGACCCAATTGGGCAGCACGTTTGCCCCGCTGCCGGTTTCCAAGAACGGCTCGCCCGTCGGCAACATGATGTCGGCCGAGGTTGATGAAAACGGCTTTGTTCACGCCTCCTTTGACACAGGGGTTACGCGGATCATCTATCAGGTGCCGCTGGTTGACCTCCCCAATCCGAACGGGATGGTGTCGCTGGATCAGCAGACCTACACGCCATCCCCGGACAGCGGAGCATTCTTCCTGTGGGATGCGGGCGACGGACCGACCGGCGACGTCGTCGCCTTCGCGCGTCAGGAAAGCGCGACCGACGTCGCTGGCGAGTTGACCGACATGATCCAGACGCAGCGCGCCTATTCCTCCAACGCCAAGGTCATCCAGACCGTCGACGAGATGTTGCAGGAAACCACCAACATCAAGCGCTGA
- a CDS encoding 16S rRNA (uracil(1498)-N(3))-methyltransferase — translation MKNVPNTAKIRLYVEQPLGPGQTVPLSQPQAHYLFGVMRQGIGAQVLLFNGHDGEWLAEVAHATKKAGTLACLSQTRPLQLPPDLWLLFAPIKKARTDFIVEKAAEMGAARICPVQTDFTNSERIRQDRLQAHAVEAAEQCGGTYVPPVDDLQKLGALLDGWDPARRILFCDEALADGPGTAALAQGSGPWAILIGPEGGFSAPERARLAALPCAHATRLGPRILRADTAAVAALTLWQARLGDWR, via the coding sequence ATGAAAAACGTCCCGAATACCGCCAAGATCAGATTGTATGTAGAGCAGCCCTTGGGTCCGGGGCAAACGGTTCCTCTGTCGCAGCCGCAGGCGCATTACCTGTTTGGGGTGATGCGGCAGGGGATCGGCGCGCAGGTGCTGCTGTTCAACGGCCATGACGGCGAATGGCTGGCCGAGGTGGCCCACGCGACCAAGAAGGCCGGCACGCTGGCCTGCCTTTCGCAGACGCGTCCCTTGCAACTGCCACCCGACCTGTGGCTGCTGTTTGCGCCGATCAAGAAGGCGCGCACCGATTTCATCGTTGAAAAGGCGGCCGAAATGGGCGCCGCACGCATCTGCCCGGTGCAGACCGATTTCACCAATTCCGAACGTATCCGGCAGGACCGGCTGCAAGCGCACGCGGTCGAGGCCGCCGAGCAATGCGGCGGCACCTATGTGCCGCCGGTGGACGATCTACAAAAGCTGGGCGCGCTGCTGGACGGCTGGGATCCCGCCCGCCGGATCCTGTTCTGCGACGAGGCGCTGGCAGACGGCCCGGGTACCGCGGCACTGGCGCAGGGCTCGGGCCCATGGGCGATCCTGATCGGCCCCGAAGGCGGCTTTTCCGCGCCCGAGCGCGCGCGCCTTGCTGCGCTACCCTGCGCCCACGCGACCCGCCTTGGCCCGCGCATTCTGCGCGCCGATACGGCGGCTGTCGCGGCACTGACGCTGTGGCAGGCCCGGCTGGGGGATTGGCGATGA
- the ubiA gene encoding 4-hydroxybenzoate octaprenyltransferase, whose amino-acid sequence MSGAGQRPEAGIVADAATGNWVDRYAPAKWRPYLRLSRADRPIGTWLLLLPCWWGLLLAMLHDGQARWFDLWIFASCGAGAFLMRGAGCTWNDITDRHIDGSVARTASRPIPSGQVSVKGALAWLVAQALVAFGILLTFPGMAIALGILALAPVAIYPFAKRFTWWPQVFLGIAFNWGALLAWTAHTGRLEWPAVVLYLAGIAWTLFYDTIYAHQDAEDDALIGVKSTARLFGDQSPQWLRWFLVATVVLMTAAVILAMGGDDSMALLIALLGPWALSLHLLWQLTRLNLQDTGALLVLFRSNRNAGLLPLPFFAIALLV is encoded by the coding sequence ATGAGCGGCGCAGGGCAGAGACCAGAGGCCGGCATCGTCGCCGACGCGGCGACGGGCAACTGGGTGGATCGGTATGCCCCCGCCAAATGGCGGCCCTATCTGCGGCTGTCCCGCGCGGACCGGCCTATCGGGACGTGGCTGCTGCTGCTGCCCTGCTGGTGGGGGCTGCTGCTGGCGATGCTGCATGACGGGCAGGCGCGGTGGTTCGATCTGTGGATCTTCGCGTCCTGCGGTGCGGGCGCGTTTTTGATGCGCGGCGCGGGCTGTACGTGGAACGACATCACCGACCGCCATATCGACGGCAGCGTTGCGCGCACCGCGTCGCGGCCCATCCCGTCGGGGCAGGTCAGCGTGAAGGGCGCGCTGGCGTGGCTGGTGGCGCAGGCGCTGGTGGCGTTCGGGATTTTGCTGACCTTTCCGGGCATGGCGATTGCGCTGGGCATCCTCGCGCTGGCGCCGGTGGCGATCTACCCCTTTGCCAAGCGGTTTACGTGGTGGCCGCAGGTCTTTCTGGGGATTGCGTTCAACTGGGGCGCGCTGCTGGCGTGGACGGCGCATACCGGGCGGCTGGAATGGCCTGCCGTGGTGCTGTATCTGGCAGGGATTGCGTGGACGCTGTTCTATGACACGATCTATGCCCATCAGGACGCCGAGGATGACGCGCTGATCGGGGTGAAATCGACCGCGCGGCTGTTTGGCGACCAATCGCCGCAATGGCTGCGCTGGTTCCTTGTCGCCACGGTCGTTTTGATGACGGCAGCGGTAATTCTGGCCATGGGTGGCGACGATTCCATGGCGCTGCTGATCGCGCTGCTGGGGCCCTGGGCGCTGAGCCTGCATCTATTGTGGCAACTGACGCGGCTGAATTTGCAAGATACCGGGGCGCTGCTGGTGCTGTTCCGGTCCAACCGTAATGCCGGCCTGCTGCCTCTGCCGTTTTTCGCCATCGCGCTGTTGGTGTGA
- a CDS encoding glutamate--cysteine ligase, translating to MSIPQSGGGPIEHHSQLAEYLEDGNKPKADWRIGTEHEKFGYCKDTHKPIPYHGTRSVLAVLEGLRDAHGWSPVTEDGNLIGLEKDGANVSLEPGGQLELSGAPLETIHGTCDEVNVHLREVKDVADRVGVGFIGLGAAPEWLHDDMPLMPKGRYKLMDSYMQKVGTMGRVMMRRTCTVQVNLDFASEADMVKKFRVALALQPVATALFANSPFFEGKPNGHKSWRARVWRDLDAARTGMLPFVFEDGMGFERYVDYALDVPMYFVYRDGKYIDALGMSFRDFMRGELPALPGEVATLSDWADHLTTIFPEARIKKFMEMRGADGGPWRRLCALPAFWTGIMYDSSSLDAAWDLVKDWTAEQRETLRVAASVDALQARVDGIDMHDLAARVLDISEAGLRARARPGAEGLIPDETHFLNALRESIETGQTPADELLARYNGDWDGDLSLIYSEFSY from the coding sequence ATGTCCATTCCCCAATCCGGCGGCGGGCCGATCGAGCATCACAGCCAGCTGGCCGAATATCTCGAAGACGGCAACAAGCCCAAAGCGGATTGGCGCATCGGCACCGAGCACGAGAAATTCGGCTATTGCAAGGACACGCACAAGCCCATCCCCTATCACGGGACGCGCAGCGTTCTGGCGGTGCTTGAGGGCCTGCGCGACGCCCACGGCTGGTCCCCCGTCACCGAGGATGGCAACCTGATCGGGCTGGAAAAGGACGGCGCGAACGTGTCGCTCGAACCCGGCGGCCAGTTGGAACTGTCGGGCGCCCCGCTGGAGACGATCCACGGCACCTGCGACGAGGTCAACGTGCATCTGCGCGAGGTCAAGGATGTGGCGGACCGCGTCGGCGTCGGCTTTATCGGGCTGGGCGCCGCGCCCGAGTGGCTGCATGACGACATGCCCCTGATGCCCAAGGGCCGCTACAAGCTGATGGACAGCTACATGCAAAAGGTCGGCACGATGGGCCGCGTCATGATGCGGCGCACCTGCACCGTGCAGGTGAACCTCGATTTCGCGTCCGAGGCCGACATGGTCAAGAAATTCCGCGTGGCGCTGGCGTTACAGCCCGTCGCGACGGCGCTGTTTGCCAACTCGCCCTTCTTCGAGGGCAAGCCGAACGGCCACAAATCATGGCGCGCCCGCGTCTGGCGCGATCTGGACGCGGCCCGCACCGGCATGCTGCCTTTCGTGTTCGAGGATGGCATGGGGTTCGAACGCTATGTCGACTATGCGCTGGATGTGCCGATGTATTTTGTCTACCGCGATGGCAAATATATCGACGCTCTGGGCATGTCGTTCCGTGATTTCATGCGCGGCGAACTGCCCGCGCTACCCGGCGAGGTTGCCACGCTGTCGGACTGGGCCGATCACCTGACGACGATCTTTCCCGAGGCGCGGATCAAGAAATTCATGGAAATGCGCGGCGCAGATGGTGGCCCGTGGCGGCGCCTGTGCGCGCTGCCGGCTTTCTGGACCGGCATCATGTATGATTCCAGCAGCTTGGACGCCGCCTGGGATCTGGTCAAGGACTGGACGGCCGAGCAACGCGAGACGCTGCGCGTCGCGGCCAGTGTCGACGCTTTGCAGGCACGCGTCGACGGCATCGACATGCACGATCTGGCGGCTCGCGTGCTGGACATCTCCGAGGCGGGTCTGCGCGCGCGCGCGCGCCCCGGCGCCGAGGGACTGATCCCGGATGAGACACATTTCCTGAACGCCCTGCGCGAGAGCATCGAAACGGGTCAGACCCCGGCGGATGAATTACTGGCGCGCTACAATGGCGACTGGGATGGCGATCTGAGCCTGATCTACAGCGAATTTTCTTACTGA